A portion of the Pirellulales bacterium genome contains these proteins:
- a CDS encoding alpha/beta fold hydrolase, giving the protein MMAWRGRRGLMAWVGAALLCASIAKTTPAQNKAEERKAPQEIAPKTRDGVQLAATFYPPNKPGKDVVPVILLHGYKGSQADMKGLAERLQDAGHAAIALDLRGHGGSTRQTLPNGRERIIEPARLNRADFEGMFLYDVESCKRFLMSLNNKGELNINKLCIVGADLGAIVAVNWAIVDWSWPPLAVGKQGQDVKAIVLLSPPKTVRGLTIMPALGKRDIVDKISWLVVYGEQEPDVRDAKAVANQLDKWLPEPPPDQAKEKQAFYIEVLPTNLQGAKLLAAENFGLADKIMIFIDRRLVTKPFPWADRKMIP; this is encoded by the coding sequence ATGATGGCGTGGCGCGGTCGGCGCGGATTGATGGCGTGGGTTGGAGCGGCATTGCTATGCGCGTCGATTGCCAAAACGACACCGGCCCAGAACAAAGCCGAAGAGCGAAAGGCTCCGCAGGAAATTGCTCCCAAAACACGCGACGGCGTGCAGCTTGCCGCGACCTTCTATCCGCCCAACAAACCCGGCAAAGACGTCGTTCCTGTGATCTTGCTCCACGGTTACAAGGGGAGTCAGGCCGACATGAAAGGCCTGGCCGAGCGACTACAAGACGCCGGGCACGCAGCCATTGCACTCGATTTGCGCGGCCACGGTGGTAGCACGCGACAGACGTTGCCCAATGGCCGAGAGCGAATCATTGAACCGGCGCGCCTCAATCGGGCGGATTTCGAGGGTATGTTTCTCTACGACGTGGAATCGTGCAAACGTTTCCTGATGAGTTTGAACAACAAAGGGGAATTGAATATTAACAAGTTGTGCATCGTCGGAGCCGACTTGGGCGCGATTGTTGCCGTAAACTGGGCGATCGTCGATTGGAGCTGGCCGCCGCTGGCAGTTGGCAAGCAAGGTCAAGATGTCAAAGCGATTGTGCTACTGTCGCCGCCCAAGACGGTTCGCGGCTTGACGATCATGCCGGCGCTGGGAAAGCGCGACATCGTCGACAAGATTTCCTGGCTGGTCGTCTACGGCGAGCAAGAACCGGATGTGCGCGATGCCAAGGCGGTGGCGAACCAGTTGGACAAATGGCTGCCGGAACCGCCTCCAGATCAAGCCAAGGAAAAGCAGGCGTTTTACATTGAGGTGCTGCCGACAAACCTGCAAGGCGCCAAACTGCTGGCGGCCGAGAACTTTGGACTGGCTGATAAGATCATGATTTTCATCGACCGGCGACTGGTGACAAAGCCCTTTCCGTGGGCAGATCGAAAGATGATTCCCTGA
- the rpsO gene encoding 30S ribosomal protein S15, with amino-acid sequence MSITKERKQELIGSYKVKDNDTGSPEVQVALLTSRIAELTEHLKTHGKDYSSRRGLLAMVSKRRRLLDYLKTVDPQRYLDIIRKLEIRK; translated from the coding sequence ATGTCAATTACCAAAGAGCGGAAGCAAGAGTTGATCGGCAGCTACAAGGTCAAGGACAACGATACTGGATCCCCGGAAGTTCAGGTGGCCCTACTAACGTCGCGTATCGCCGAACTAACCGAACACCTGAAAACACACGGCAAAGACTACTCCAGCCGCCGAGGTCTCTTGGCGATGGTGAGTAAGCGCCGACGGTTGCTGGATTATCTCAAAACCGTCGATCCGCAGCGCTATCTCGACATCATACGCAAGTTGGAAATTCGCAAGTAG
- a CDS encoding sensor histidine kinase, giving the protein MLEPALPIGGGPRSAADQYTELAVLAGGLAHEIKNPLSTIRLNMELLAEDFSDPKTLAERRAVAKVQLVQSECVRLENLLNDFLRFARLGHLDLQPADLNTEVVRALDLFQPQADEAKIDVIRYLDPELPKVLLDREPFQAALLNLILNAQQAMLGGGQLVVRTRELPGLVVLDLIDTGGGIEPEVQQKMFEAFYSTKPAGSGLGLPTTKKIIEAHAGKIAIESEAGLGTKVAVLLPTPARIGGADGRR; this is encoded by the coding sequence ATGCTCGAACCTGCCCTGCCGATCGGCGGCGGACCTCGCAGCGCGGCGGATCAATACACCGAGTTAGCCGTGCTGGCCGGCGGGCTGGCGCACGAGATCAAGAATCCGCTGTCGACGATTCGGCTTAACATGGAATTGTTGGCCGAGGATTTCAGCGATCCAAAGACACTCGCCGAGCGGCGAGCGGTGGCAAAAGTGCAGCTCGTGCAAAGCGAATGCGTGCGGCTCGAAAATCTGCTCAACGATTTTCTGCGGTTTGCCCGGTTGGGGCATCTCGATTTGCAGCCGGCGGATCTGAACACCGAGGTGGTTCGCGCGCTCGATCTGTTCCAGCCGCAGGCGGACGAAGCGAAGATCGACGTGATTCGCTATCTCGATCCCGAGTTGCCGAAAGTGCTGCTCGACCGCGAACCGTTTCAGGCTGCGCTGCTGAATCTCATTTTGAACGCTCAGCAGGCAATGCTCGGTGGCGGGCAGCTAGTCGTTCGCACACGCGAATTGCCGGGGCTTGTTGTGCTCGATCTCATCGATACCGGCGGTGGAATTGAGCCGGAAGTGCAGCAAAAAATGTTCGAAGCATTCTACTCCACCAAGCCCGCTGGTAGCGGCTTGGGATTGCCGACGACGAAAAAGATTATCGAGGCGCATGCCGGCAAAATCGCTATCGAAAGTGAAGCGGGCCTTGGGACCAAAGTGGCCGTCTTGCTGCCGACGCCGGCAAGAATCGGCGGAGCCGATGGTCGAAGGTAG
- the pnp gene encoding polyribonucleotide nucleotidyltransferase: protein MKFRVEKQIGHSLFSIETGQLAKQAAGSCLVRYGDTVVLVAAATGAPRAGTDFFPLTCDYRERTPAAGKFPGGFLKREGRPTMKETLTARLMDRPIRPLFPAGFFDEVQIQAFVMASDRQNDGDVLAMNGASASLMLSQLPFQGPIASVRLGYIRGEFVAFPTHDQLEESELDLIVSGSRDAVLMIEGFAREMPEATMADAMVEAHRVIKEIIALQEELVQKAQIAKPEFVAAPDDGLYDKLKGRYYDQFKVAKQTEGKQNRAAAVKSLKETAVAALIPDPAAEGAICSMALDAAWHHLEERVVRDLILSGTRADGRDSKSLRNIECMVDVLPRVHGSAVFQRGETQAVITVTLGTTKDEQRVDGLFEEYSKRFMLDYYFPSFSVGEVKPIRGPGRREIGHGALAERSVKPVIPGPEDFPYTIRVMSDIFESNGSSSMASVCGAVLGLMAAGVPISNPVAGISIGLVKESDSQWTLLTDIIGDEDHFGDMDFKVAGTQNGITGIQLDLKIAGISQEIIVATLQQAREARIQILRKMLTAIPRPRTEIAPTAPRLLRTKIDPEKIGALIGPGGKIIRGIQERTGAVIEVDDDGTVVVACDDAAAAKSAMDQVEAITASVQIGKIYEGRVTSVKDFGAFIEILPGKDGLCHISELSEEYVRSVNDVVKMGEFIQVKVIAIDDQDRVKLSRKQAMREQAEQGKI from the coding sequence TTGAAATTCCGCGTAGAAAAACAAATCGGCCATAGTCTATTTTCAATCGAAACCGGTCAACTCGCCAAGCAAGCGGCCGGCAGTTGCCTCGTGCGGTATGGCGATACCGTCGTGCTCGTCGCTGCAGCGACCGGCGCGCCGCGCGCCGGCACCGATTTCTTTCCACTCACGTGCGATTATCGCGAACGCACTCCGGCTGCCGGCAAGTTTCCCGGCGGTTTTTTGAAGCGAGAGGGCCGGCCGACGATGAAGGAAACGCTCACCGCTCGGCTGATGGATCGACCGATTCGCCCGCTGTTTCCCGCCGGCTTTTTTGACGAAGTGCAAATTCAAGCCTTCGTAATGGCCAGCGACCGGCAAAACGATGGCGATGTGCTGGCGATGAACGGCGCGTCAGCGTCGCTCATGCTTTCGCAGCTTCCCTTTCAAGGTCCCATCGCCAGTGTGCGCCTCGGCTATATCCGCGGCGAATTTGTCGCGTTTCCGACACACGACCAACTCGAAGAGAGTGAACTCGATCTGATCGTTTCCGGCAGCCGCGATGCCGTGCTGATGATCGAAGGCTTCGCCCGCGAAATGCCGGAGGCCACGATGGCCGATGCAATGGTGGAGGCTCATCGGGTCATCAAGGAAATTATCGCCCTACAAGAAGAATTAGTGCAAAAGGCCCAGATTGCCAAGCCGGAATTCGTGGCTGCGCCGGACGATGGTTTATACGACAAGCTAAAGGGGAGATACTACGACCAATTCAAAGTCGCCAAGCAAACCGAAGGAAAGCAGAACCGCGCGGCTGCGGTTAAATCGCTGAAAGAAACAGCAGTGGCGGCGCTAATTCCCGACCCTGCCGCCGAGGGCGCCATTTGCTCGATGGCGCTCGACGCAGCCTGGCATCATTTGGAAGAGCGCGTGGTGCGAGATTTGATACTCTCCGGCACTCGCGCCGACGGCCGCGACAGCAAGTCACTGCGGAATATCGAATGCATGGTCGATGTGCTGCCGCGGGTGCATGGCTCAGCGGTATTTCAGCGAGGTGAAACCCAGGCGGTGATTACCGTCACGCTGGGCACAACCAAGGACGAGCAGCGGGTCGACGGGCTATTCGAGGAATACTCCAAGCGATTCATGCTCGATTATTACTTCCCGTCATTTTCGGTTGGCGAAGTGAAGCCGATTCGCGGCCCCGGTCGGCGGGAAATCGGTCACGGAGCTTTGGCCGAGCGGAGCGTGAAGCCGGTCATCCCCGGGCCGGAAGATTTCCCCTATACGATTCGAGTAATGTCCGACATTTTTGAATCGAATGGCTCTAGTTCGATGGCCAGCGTCTGCGGCGCGGTTTTGGGATTGATGGCGGCAGGAGTGCCGATCAGCAATCCGGTGGCAGGTATCAGCATTGGTCTGGTGAAGGAGTCGGACAGCCAGTGGACGCTACTGACAGATATCATTGGCGACGAAGATCACTTTGGCGATATGGATTTCAAAGTCGCCGGCACGCAAAACGGCATCACGGGCATTCAACTCGACCTAAAGATTGCCGGCATTAGCCAGGAAATTATCGTCGCCACGCTACAGCAAGCGCGCGAAGCGAGGATTCAAATCCTGCGGAAGATGCTCACCGCCATTCCGCGTCCGCGGACGGAAATTGCCCCGACGGCTCCACGGCTGCTGCGGACCAAAATCGATCCCGAAAAAATCGGCGCGCTCATTGGCCCGGGCGGCAAGATCATCCGTGGCATTCAAGAGCGCACCGGCGCGGTCATTGAAGTGGACGACGACGGCACAGTAGTGGTGGCCTGCGACGATGCGGCTGCTGCCAAGAGCGCCATGGATCAGGTCGAAGCCATCACCGCTTCGGTGCAAATCGGCAAGATCTACGAAGGCCGCGTCACGAGCGTCAAGGATTTCGGCGCATTTATCGAGATTTTGCCCGGCAAAGACGGACTCTGCCATATCAGCGAACTGTCAGAAGAATACGTCCGCAGTGTCAACGACGTAGTGAAAATGGGTGAGTTCATCCAAGTCAAAGTAATCGCCATCGACGATCAGGATCGCGTCAAGCTGAGCCGCAAGCAGGCAATGCGGGAGCAAGCCGAGCAGGGAAAAATCTAA